From Roseateles sp. SL47:
CCCAACATCAACTCCGACGCGGACACGGACTGGAGATCCACCCGGCGCGGCAGCACCGTCTGGGCGGGCCAGACCGGTGCGGGGCCCAGGTCCAGGCTGCGGGGCGGGACGGGGCGGCTGCCGCAGGCGGCCAGCACCGGGGCCACGGCCACACAGGCCAGGCCGGTCAGCAGGCGGCGGCGATGCACCACCGGGGAAGGACCCGGGGAAGGCCCAGACGAGGCCTCCATCGTCAAAGCCGTTGTGCCGGCCACGCTGATCACAGACGCCTTCAACTCATTTCTCCTTGCGGCTCGCATCAAAACCGGCCTCTCCCGGACCTGCCGGGCCAGGCTGCGGCCCCAGAATCAGACTCTGCGGCTGGTCCCCGAGGCCTTGCGCCGCTCGCTCCAAGGCACGTGCCGCACGCGACAGATCTTCAAACAGCGCTTGTTGACGCGGCCGTTCGCCGCCGCCCACCAGCGACAGCTCCATGCGCTTGATCGACGCCTGCAACTGCGCCGCCGCTTCCCCGATCTTGTCCAGCTCGGTGGCCCGCGCCTTGTAGGCATCGACCATGTCGCCGCCCTTCTGCGCCAATTGATCCACCTGGCCGAGCGTTTTCTGGCCGGCGACAACCAGCCCGTCCGCATTCTTCACCAGCGAGGGCAAGGCCTGCGCCGTTGGATGCATCTCGTTGACCAGTTGATTCAGGCCCGCCGACGCCTCCTTCAGCTGCGCCAGCGTCTGGCTGAACTGCTGCTGGTTGGCATCGCTCAGCACCAGGTTGATGCGCTTCATCGTCTCCAGCGCATTGGCAGCCAGCTTGGGGCCGATGTCGGTGAGCTGGTCCAGGACGGAGGGGGCGAGCGGAATGCGGCGCGTCTGGAGCACGTTTTGCTGCGGGCTTTGCGGCGGGTCGCCGTCATTCAGGTCGATGAACGACAGACCGGTAATGCCCTGATAACCGAGTTTGGCCATCGTGCCGGGGGCAATCGGTGCATCGGCATCCACTTCGATGCCGACGAGAATCTGGCGCCCCTCGGCCGGATCAAAGCGGATGCTGTCCACCTTCCCGATCACCACACCGCGCAGCTTCACCGGCGCCTTCACATTCAGGCCGGGCACACCGGCGCGTGAGACCACGGTGAAGGACTGGGTGTCGCCGCGGTCCCCTCGGAACCACAGGACCACCACCACCAGCGCGGCCCCCAGCAGCAGCACGAACAAGCCGGTGGCCAGGGCGTGGGCTTTGTTTTCCATGAGATCGATCGGTTTGTGCAGAGACGGTTAAGCGGTCAGGCGGGCTGCGGGTCGTCCTGATGGTGCAGGGCGTCCCGATAGCTGCGGAGGTTTTCTTCGGCGCAACGCTGGACGTGGCCGAGGAAGAAATTGCGGATGAAGGGATGCTGCATCTGCACCACCTGCTCCAGCGGGCCATGGGCCACGAGCTGCTGGTCGGACAGAACGGCGAGACGGTCCACCAGCGCAAACAGCGTGTCCACATCGTGGGTGACCATCACCACCGTGAGCGCCATTTCGCGCTTGAGGCTTTCAATCAGCTGCACAAAGCGTTTGGAACTGGCGGGGTCGAGGCCGGCGGTGGGCTCGTCCAGGAAGAGCAGTTGCGGGTCCATGATCAGCGCGCGGGCCAGCGACACCCGCTTGATCATGCCGCCGGACAGTTCGGACGGCATCTTGGTGCCGTCCTCCGGCTTCAGGCCCACCTGCTGCAGCTTTTGCATCACGAGTTCGGCGATGAGATCCTTGGGCAGCGTCTTGAGCTCCCGCAGCGGCAGCGCGATGTTGTCGAAGACGGTGAGCGCCGAAAACAGTGCGCCCTGCTGGAACAGCACGCCCCAGCGATGGCGCACCCGGGCCAGATCGGTGGCTTCGCAGTTGCCCAGCCGGTGGCCCAGCACCAGCACTTCGCCCTCGCTGGGGCGCTCCAGGCCCAGCATCAAGCGCAGCAGTGTCGTCTTGCCGCTGCCGGAGCCGCCGATGATGCCCAGCACCTCGCCGGCTTTCACATCCAGGCTGATGTCCTTGTGGATGCGTACGCCCCCCAGGACGGTGCCGACATGGCGCACCGAGATGACCACATCGTCCGACACCGGTTGCCCGGCTTCTTCACAGTTGCCACTCATGCCTTGAGCCCCACGTTGGAGAACATCACCGCAAAGATCGCATCCACCACAATGACCAGCGTGATGGACGACACCACCGAATCGGTGGTGCCGGCCGCCAGGCTTTCGCTGTTGGGCCGGATGCGCAGCCCGAAATGGCACGCCACAAAGGCGATCAGCACACCAAACACGGCGGATTTGGACACGCCCAGCCACAGATTGGCCACCGGCACCGACGCCGGCAGCCCTTGCAGAAACTGCACATAGTCCAGCCCCAGGGTGGCGCGGGCCGCCAGCATGCCGCCCAGCAGCACCATGCAGCTGGTCCAGACCGTCACCAGGGGCAAGGAGAGCGCCAGGGCCGCCATCTTGGGGAACACCAGCCGCACCGTGTGCGAGATGCCCATCACCGACAGCGCATCCAGTTCCTGCGTGACCCGCATCACCCCGATCTGCGCGGTCATGGCCGAGCCGCTGCGCCCTGCCACCAGAATGGCCGCCAGCAGCGGGCCCAGCTCCCGCCAGACGCTGATGCCCAGGATGTTGATCACATAGATATCGGCGCCAAAGTTCTGCAACTGCCGCGCGATGAGATAGGACAGGGTGATGCCGACCAGCACCCCCACCAGCGCGGTAATGCCCAAGGCCTGGGCGCCGCTGCGGTAGATGTGGGCGGAGATGTCGGACCAGGCAATCAGCCCCGGATGGCGAATCATGCGGCCGACATCGCGCACGACCTGACCGAACAGGGCGATGGCCTCGATCAGATGCTCGGCGAGATTAAACAGCCCCTGGCCCAGCTTCCAGGGGCTCTCCCTGCGGTGAGGGCGGGTGACCTTGCCCTGTTTGGCACTGAGCCGCGCAAACTGGGCCTGGAACATCGACGCCGCCGGGGCAGCCGGCCATTGCAGCTGGTCGGGTTGCTGCCGCCCCCAGGCCTGCCACAAGAGCAGCGCCCCGGTGGGGTCCATGCGGCTCACAGCGCTCAGGTCCCAGGCGACGCCAGACGCAGGCAGCGCGGACAGTTCCGCACGCAGCACTTCGACGCGCTCGCGCAGGGACAACAGAGTCCACTCCCCTTCCAAGCGGGCCTGGACCTGACCCCCATCCTGGCTGCTCAGCAGACGGGGGGTTGAATCAATGACGGGCGCTTGCTCCATGACCCGCACAGCATAACGGCCCGCAGACGCCCCATAGGCGCTTGGCGACTTCCGTTCATTGATCTGGACCAGGTGGGGGAGCCTGCAATGGGCCGGGAGGGGGGCTGCGATAGGCCGGGAGGGGGAGCCTGCGCTAGCCCGGAGGGGGGAGCGCGCAGAGGATACGAGCGCTGGTGCGAGATTTGGAGTGAGATTGGGTGCGCTCGTGGGTGCGCGAGTCGACGTGGTGCCGCTCCGGTGCCTCTGGAGTGGCGCTGTGGTGGCGCTGTGGTGGCGCTGTGCCGTGATGCCATGGCTGTGCAACATGAACCGCACAAAGCAAAACGCCTGATACTTTTCAGTATCAGGCGTTCAGTCTTCTTATAAATGGTCGGGGTGGCGGGATTCGAACTCGCGACCCCTTGCACCCCATGCAAGTGCGCTACCAGGCTGCGCTACACCCCGACGAAGACTTAGATTCTATACGCGTTTTAAACGCTTACGCAAGCAAACTCTCGCGGATGGCCAACAATTCTTCTCTCACTTCTTCCAGAGAGAGTTTTTCCAACGACACCGTGGTGTGCGCCGCCCCATCCGACACCTCTGCGGCCCGCGCGCGCAACGACTCGCGGCCTTGAAGGTCACGCAGCGGCAGCTGTGAGAGATGCGCGGCCTGCTCCGCCGCCGCCATCGCTTCGGCGCGGAATTCCTGGGCTTGTGTGGCGGGGCCTTGGCCGGCGTGTGTGCCGTGTGCGGCTTCGGTCAGCTGATTGCGGGCGCCACTGATGGTGAAGCCCTGGTCATACAGCAGGTCCCGGATGCGGCGGATGAGCAGCACCTCGTGGTGCTGGTAGTAGCGGCGGTTGCCGCGCCGCTTCATCGGCTTGAGCTGGGTGAATTCCTGTTCCCAATAGCGCAGCACATACGGCTTCACGCCGCACAACTCACTCACCTCACCGATGGTGAAGTAGCGCTTGGCGGGAATGGCGGGAAGCGTGATGTCCATTGGAATCAGGTGCTCCGGCAGCTGGGACGGAGGTCAGACTCTACTCGAAGTCTCCGGCAGCGGGCGCGTTCCCCTGCACAGCTTCTTTCAATTTGTGACTGGCGTGGAAAGTCACCACATTACGCGCCTTGATGGGGATCGACTCACCAGTGCGCGGATTGCGCCCGGGGCGTGGCGCCTTGCGACGGATATTGAAATTGCCGAAGCCCGACAACTTCACTTCACGGCCGCTGGAGAGGCTGTCATGAATGATGTCGAAGAAGGCCTCGACCATGTCCTTGGACTCGCGCTTGTTCAGGCCCAGCTTGTCGAACAGCAGCTCGGCCAGTTCCGCCTTGGTCAGCGTCGGCGTTTCCAGGCTGCCCAGCAGCACCCTCGCCTGTTCCTTGATGTCATCGTCGCTCATCGGCTTCCCTCTCCTCTCGCGCGTCCTCGTTCCGCTCGCCCCGCCCGGGGGCCCCTGACCCGAGGGCACCCCACGGGCCTGGGCCTCAGCCCCGCAAGCGGGCTCCCAGCTGTTCACCCAGCCGCGCCACGACCTTGGCCATCGCCTGCTCGATGCGCTCATCCGTCAGGGTGTTGTCGTCGTCCAGCAGTTCCAGGCGCACGGCGAGGCTGCGTTCCCCAGCCTTGAGCTCAGCGGTCGGCTGGGCCGGCTTGAAGACATCAAACAAACGGGCGGAGCGTACCAGGGTCTCGCCGCTGCTGTGGATGGCATTCATCAGCGAGGCATGGGTCACCTGTTCACCAACGATCACCGCCAGGTCACGCTGCACCGCCTGCAGGCGCGCAACTCCCTTGCCTTGCGGCACGAGGCGGGCCAGCACGGCGTCCAGCGCCAGTTCAAACAGCACCGGGGCCGACGGCAGCTCGTAGCTTTGACGCCACTTCGGATGCAGTTCGCCCACCACGCCGATCTCCACACCGTCCAGCAGCACGCGGGCGCTGCGGCCCGGATGCAGAGCGGGATGCACGGTCGCTTCGAACTGCAGGGCACGCGGGGCCAGCAAGGCCTCGATGTCACCCTTCACGTCGAAGAAGTCCACCGGGCGGTCACGCTCGCCCCATTGCTGCTGGTCCGCCGTGCCCCAGGCCAGGCCGGCCAGGCGCAAGGGCTGACGCACGCCGGCAATGGTGGTGTCGCTCTCTTCCACCGAGGCGTCCCGCAGGAACACACGGCCAATCTCAAACACCCGCACCCGCGGTGCCTTGCGCGCCAGGTTGTTGCGCAACACCTGGACAAGGCTGCCCATCAGGCTGCTGCGCATCACTGCCAACGGGGCGGCAATCGGGTTCAACAGCTGGATGGGTTGCTCGTTGCCCGCGAGTTCGCGTTCCCAACGCGCTTCCACGAAGCTGAAGTTGATGGTTTCGAAGTAATCGCGGGCGGCCACGGCATGGCGCAGGGCGTGTACGCTGCGGCGCGTCTCGCTGGGCACTTTGCCGACCACCGGAGCCAGCGGCGGCGTGGCGGGCAGCTTGCTGTAACCCAGCACCCGCACCACTTCCTCGATCAGGTCTTCCTCGATCTGCAGATCGAAACGGAAGGTCGGGGGCAGCACCGTCAGCACGTCAGGGGCGGTAACACTGAAGTCCAGTCCCAGGCGCTTGAAGACGGTTTCGCAGTCGGCCTGCGTCACCGGCATGCCGATCACCTTGGCGGCACGGTCCACACGCAGAGCAACCGGCTTGCGCTCCGGCAGCGCCACGACATGGTCGTCCATCGGGCCGGCCTGGCCACCGCAGATCTCAACGATCAGCTGGGTGATGCGCTCGATGTGGTCGGTGGTGCCCGACGGATCCACCCCCCGCTCGAAGCGGTGACCGGCATCGGTGGAGAAGTTGAAGCGGCGCGAACGCCCCATCACCGCCTTGGGCCACCAGAAGGCGGCTTCGACATACACGTTGGTCGTGTCGTCCGACACGGCCGTGGCGTCGCCGCCCATGATGCCGGCCAGCGATTCCACCTGCTGGCTGTCGGCGATGACCCCCACGGTCTCGTCCAGCTCAATGGTGTTGCCGTTGAGCAGCTTGAGTTGCTCACCCTTGCGGCCCCAGCGCACCACCAGCTCGTTGTGGATCTTGTCCAGATCGAAGATGTGAGAGGGCCGGCCCAGCTCGAACATCACGTAGTTGGAGATATCCACCAGCGGCGATACCGAGCGCTGGCCGCAACGGGCCAGACGGTCCACCATCCAGGCCGGGGTGATGGCTTTGGTGTTGACGCCGCGCACGATACGGCCGGAGAAACGGCCACACAGGTCGGCGGCTTCCACGCGGACGGGGAGCTTGTCCTGATGAGTGACCGCAGCCGGCGTGATCGCCGGGGCATTCAGCGGCGTACCGGTGAGCGCGGACACTTCACGGGCGATGCCGTAGACGCTCAGCGCATGCGCCAGGTTGGGCGTGAGCTTGAGCGTGAACAGCGTGTCGTCCAGTTGCAGGTGCTCGCGAATGTTCTGACCCAGCGGTGCGTCGGCAGCCAGTTCCAGCAGGCCCCCATGGTCTTCGGTCAGCTTCAGCTCACGGGCCGAGCACAGCATGCCGAAGCTCTCGACGCCTCGCAGCTTGCCCACCTTGATCTTGAACGGCTTGCCGTCTTCACCCGGCGGGAGTTCAGCACCGACGGTGGCCAGCGGCACGCGAATGCCCACGCGGGCATTGGGCGCGCCACAGACGATCTGCAGCAGCTCCGGGCCGCCCGCATTGACCTTGCACACACGCAGGCGGTCTGCATCGGGATGCTGCACCGCTTCGACGATCTCGGCCACGACGATGCCGTGGAACGGGGGAGCGACCGGACGGAGTTCTTCCACTTCCAGGCCGGACATGGTCAGCAGCTCGGCCAGCTCTTGGGTGTTCAGCGCAGGATTGCAAAAGGCCCGCAGCCAGGACTCAGGGAATTGCATGTCGATGTCTTTCGGGCTTTTTTACTTGAATTGCGACAGGAAACGCAGATCACCATCAAAGAACAGGCGCAGGTCGTTCACCCCATAACGCAGCATCGCCAGGCGGTCGATGCCGGAACCGAAGGCAAAGCCGATGTAGCGCTCCGGGTCCAGGCCCATGTTGCGGATGACCTGCGGATGCACCTGACCCGAGCCCGACACTTCCAGCCAACGGCCCTTGAGCGGGCCGGAGCCGAACATCATGTCGATCTCGGCGCTGGGTTCGGTGAAGGGGAAGTAGCTGGGGCGGAAGCGGATCTCCATGTCGGTGGTCTCGAAGAACTGCTGCATGAAGTTCACGTAGACCGACTTCAGATCCTTGAAGCTGATGTTCTCCCCCACCCACAGCCCTTCGACCTGATGGAACATGGGAGAGTGGGTGGCGTCGCTGTCCACCCGATAGGTGCGGCCCGGCGCAATCACGCGGATCTCCGGCATGGCCTGCCCGGCATCGATCAGATGCTGATGCTTCTTGACGTGCTGCACCGCATAGCGGATTTGCATCGGGCTCGTGTGGGTGCGCAGCACAAAACCGTTCTCGACATAGAAGGTGTCATGCATCGACCGGGCGGGATGGTCCGCCGGGGTGTTGAGCGCGGTGAAATTGAACCAGTCGTTCTCGATCTCGGGGCCGTCGGCCACGTCGAATCCCATCGAACCGAAGATCGCTTCGATGCGCTCCATGGCGCGGGTGATGGGATGCAGCGCGCCGGTGCCGCGCTGGCGCCCGGGCAGGGTGACGTCCAGGGCTTCGGCCCTGAGCTGCTTGTTGAGTTCGGCATCGGCCAGGGCCTGACGACGGGCGGTCAGTGCGGCCTCGATGCCCTGCTTGAGCTGGTTGATCTGTGCGCCGCGTGTCTTCTTTTCCTCGACCGACAGCTGGGCCAGCCCTTTCATCAGCTCGGTGACCTGGCCGGCCTTGCCCAAAAATCGGGCTTTGGCGTTTTCCAGGTCGGCGGGCGTGGCGGCGGCGGCGAATTCACCGCTGGCCTGTTGCAGCAATTGATCGAGATCGTTCATCGCGGGGCGACTCAATTCGGAACAGACAATAAGAAAAGGCCGAACACCGAGGTGTCGGCCTTTGAAAATGGCGCCCCGGGCGAACCGGGGCTGCCGCAGCCACCCGCGTAAGCGGGCGGCATGTGGCAATTAAGCGAGAGCGGCCTTCACCTTGGCGAAGATGCTGGCAAAACCAGCAGGATCGTTGACGGCGAGATCAGCCAGGACCTTGCGGTCGATGTCGATCTGGGCCTTCTTCAGGCCAGCCACGAACTTGCTGTAGCTCAGACCCAGGCCACGGCTTGCCGCGTTGATACGGGCAATCCACAGCTGGCGGAACACGCGCTTCTTGGCACGGCGGTCACGGTAGGCGTATTGGCCCGCCTTCATCACCGCCTGTTTGGCGATGCGGAAGACGTTCTTACGACGACCACGGAAGCCCTTGGCCAGAGCCAGGACCTTCTTGTGACGAGCACGTGCGGTAACACCACGTTTGACGCGAGGCATGTTGTATCTCCTTCTCTACAGCTGGATTACAGACCAGCGAAAGGCAACATCGCAGCGATGTGGCCCATGTTGGTCTCATGCACGTTCGCGGCGCCGCGGAGCTGACGCTTGTTCTTCGTGGTCTTCTTGGTCAGGATGTGGCGCTTGAACGCCTGACCGCGCTTGACGGTACCACCCGGACGAACGCGAAAACGCTTCTTCGCGCTGCTCTTGGTCTTCATTTTGGGCATGACTGCTCCTTAGAAATGCGTCCCTCCAGGCGGCTGCGGGGAAACCGCTGCACTTGATGGCCTGAAGGAGACTAATAAACCCGCCGACGACCAGATCGACGGGTTGAAACTGTTCGGCCCTGCGTTGCCGCAGAACCGGGGCCTGTAAGACCGGAGGCTCAGCGGGCAGCTCAGCGCTTCTTGGGCGCCAGCACCATGATCATCTGGCGGCCTTCGAGCTTGGGCATGTGCTCCACCACCGCCACATCCGCCAGTTCATCGCGGATGCGTTCCAGCATGCGCATACCGATGTCCTGGTGGGTGATTTCGCGGCCGCGATAGCGCAGCGTGACCTTGCCCTTGTCGCCGTCTTCAGCAATGAAGCGGCGCAGATTGCGCATCTTGATCTGGTAGTCGCCTTCGTCCGTACCCGGGCGGAATTTGACTTCCTTGACCTCGATGACCTTCTGCTTGGCCTTGGCTTCCGCTGCGCGCTTCTGCTCCTGGTACTTGAACTTGCCGTAATCCATCAGCCGGCAGACCGGCGGAGTGGCTGTGGCGGCGATTTCGACCAGATCGACGTCCAGCTCACCAGCCATACGAAGCGCTTCCTGAATGCTCACGATGCCGATGGGCTCGTTTTCAGGACCATTCAGACGGACTTCAGGGGCGATGATTTCACGGTTCAGCCGATGCTTACGCTCGGGAATCGCACGACGGTCAGCAAAAGTAGCGATGGTGGTTACCTTTCAGCGGGCCTTGGCAGGGCCCGGATGATCAACAAAAAGCAAAGCGCGCCCGACTCAGGCCTTCTCAGCGATGGTGGAAGACAGCTTTGCAGCGAAGTCTTCCAGCGACATCACCCCCAGGTCCTGGTTGCCACGGGCGCGCACTGCAACAGCCCCGTTCGCCTTCTCTTTGTCGCCAACGACGAGGATGAACGGAGTCTTTTGCAGGGAATGCTCGCGGATTTTATACGTGATCTTTTCGTTCCGCAAATCGGCCTGGACCCTAACCCCTTGTTTTTGCAGCGTTTTCACAATTTCACTGACGTAATCCGCTTGCGCATCAGTGATATTGGCCACAACCACCTGGGTCGGCGCCAGCCAAACCGGCAGCGCACCGGCATGTTGTTCGATCAGGATACCGATGAAACGCTCCAGCGAACCGACGATGGCGCGGTGCAACATCACGGGGGTGTGACGCTCGCCATCCTCGGCCACGTACTCGGCGCCCAGGCGCCCCGGCATCGAGAAATCGACCTGCATGGTGCCGCACTGCCACTGGCGGCCGATGGCGTCCTTCAGGGTGTATTCGATCTTCGGGCCGTAGAAGGCGCCGTCGCCCGGGGCGATGATGAACTCCACACCGGAGGCGCGCAGCGACTCCATCAGGGCGAATTCCGCCTTGTCCCAGACCTCATCGGAACCGATGCGTGCCTCCGGCCGCGTCGCCACCTTGTAGATGATGTCGGTGAAGCCGAAGTCCTTGTAGACCTTCTGCAGCAGCGCGGTGTAGGCCACGCATTCAGCCAGGATCTGGTCTTCGGTACAGAAGATGTGGCCATCGTCCTGGGTAAAGCCGCGCACCCGCATGATGCCGTGCAGGCCGCCGGTCGGCTCATTGCGGTGGCATTGGCCGAACTCACCAAAACGCAGCGGCAGGTCGCGGTAGCTCTTGATGCCGTGCTTGAAGATCAGGATGTGCCCCGGGCAGTTCATCGGCTTGAGCGCGTAGTCGCGCTTTTCCGATTCGGTCGTGAACATGTTGTCGCGATACTTCTCCCAGTGGCCGGTGGCCTCCCAGAGCGACTTGTCCAGCAGTTGCGGGCCCTTGACCTCCTGATAGCCGTTGTCACGGTAGACACGGCGCATGTACTGCTCCACCTCCTGCCAGACCGTCCAGCCCTTGGGATGCCAGAACACCACGCCGGGCGCGTGTTCGTCGATGTGGAACAGGTCCAGGTCCTTGCCGATCTTGCGGTGGTCGCGCTTTTCGGCCTCTTCCAGCATGCGCAGGTAGGCCTGCAGGTCATCCTTGCTGGCCCAGGCGGTGCCATAGATGCGCTGCAGCTGTTCATTGCGATGGTCGCCGCGCCAGTAGGCGCCGGCCACCTTCATCAGCTTGAAATGCTTGAGCTTGCCGGTGGACGGTACGTGCGGGCCGCGGCAAAGATCGGTGAAACCGCCTTCGGCATACAGCGACACGTCCTCGTTGGCCGGGATGCTGGCAATGATCTCGGCCTTGTAGGCTTCACCAATGCCCTTGAAATAGCTCACGGCCTCGTCGCGCGGCAGCACCGAACGCACCACCTTCTCATCCTTCTTGGCCAGCTCGGTCATCTTGGCTTCGATGGCGGCCAGATCCTCCGGCGTGAAAGGACGCTTGTACGAGAAGTCGTAGTAGAAGCCATTCTCGATGACCGGGCCGATGGTGACCTGCGCCTCGGGGAACAGTTCCTTGACCGCATAAGCCAGCAAGTGGGCGGTGGAGTGACGGATCACCTCCAGACCGTCCGGATCCTTCTCGGTGATGATGGCCAGCGGCAGGTCGCGGTCGATCAGATAGCTGGTGTCCACCAGCTTGGCCTCGTCGCCCGTGCCCACACGGCCGGCCAGTGCGGCCTTGGCCAGGCCCGCACCAATGGAGGCGGCCACTTCCGCCACCGTCACCGGTTGGGGGAATTCACGCTTGGAACCGTCAGGCAGTTGGATGGAAATCATGAAAATTGCTCCAGAAAACAAAAAAGCGCGGCCACTTGCCGCGCTTTTTCTGGGGGCTGCCCGGGGTGAGCAGCGATGAAAGACGTGAGCGAGCCGCGGCCGACTAAACCTTCGTGGTGGAGGTAGTAGTTCGCGGTGTCATAACCAATACGCCTTTCCCGGTCCTTATCGAAAGAGATGAGAGGTAGCCGAACGACAGGGTCGCCTCGCTACGGATGTCTGGGGGCCGCCCTTTATCGCCCTTTATCGGCCTTAATCGGCCTCAGCCGCCTTCAATCGCCTTCAACTTCAACTGGTTGGTTGCCCAACCGTGTTGAAAAGACTCGCTGAAAACATGCGCCAGGGCGGCCTGCTCGTTAATGATAACCGAGCCGCTGAAGCCGCGGCCTGCCCGCCCGAGCAAATCCCTGGGACGACGCGTCACAACGGCAACACCTCCAGGCTGGGCCGGGCACAGGCAGCCTGCAACTCTTCCCGCAGCCGCTCGGCCTCGGCCACCGCCTTGAGCCAGTCCCGGGCGCGGCGGCCGACATCATCGCCGTAGAACTTGAAGTCGTTGCGGTCCGGCAACTTGCTGTTGGGCAAGGTCTTCACCCAGTCGGGATGGGGCGTCAGCAGCACCACGTTGTCCAGGAAGGCGCTGGGGCGATGGCGATGGCGCAGAGCCTTGTCCAGCCAGCCCGGAATGACCTGGCGCTGGAAATGCGGGTACAGCACCAGGCCGTCGCCGACCATCGCGGCATAGTTCAGGTGGAGGTGGTAGTCCGTGATGCCACCGTCCCAGTAAGCGCCGGCCGGTGCCCCGGCGATGTCGTGCACCGCCAGCAGCCAGAACGGGATAGAGCAACTGGCCAGCACACTGGGCAGCAGGTTGGCGCTGTCCAGGGCCACTTGCCGGCTGCGGTAGTCGTGCAGCGGCATCGGCAGCGGCGCACGTGGATCGGAAAACACCACCCGCTCCAGCCAGGTGCCCATGGCTCGCCGCGACACCGCATTGGTGGCAAACGCGCCCAGGTAGCCCAGCGGTGTCCGCCAACGGCTCTCGCGCCCCAGCACATGGCGCCCCCGGGAGGTGAACACATGCAGCCGGTAGAGCGGATGGTTCAGCACCTCCGCCTCGCGCCCGCCAAACACCTCGTTCAGCTTGCCCATGAACTGCCGCGACACCGTCTCCGGCAGCGGTTGCTTGCCCGGCTCGGTGTCGTAAGTCTGGTGCGCGTAGTCGTGGGCCAGTCGGGCGAATTCATCGCGGGTCTGGCTGGCGGTGCGGGCCACACAGGCCGTCGCCATGCGCCAGGCACCGATGGACGCCCCCAGCAGATGCACCGGCTGACCGGCCGCCGGCAGGAACTCGCCAAAGATGAACTGGTCCAGCGGGTTGAGGATCAGCCCCTTGGGGCCGCCTGCCGCGCCCGGCACC
This genomic window contains:
- a CDS encoding MlaD family protein, whose amino-acid sequence is MENKAHALATGLFVLLLGAALVVVVLWFRGDRGDTQSFTVVSRAGVPGLNVKAPVKLRGVVIGKVDSIRFDPAEGRQILVGIEVDADAPIAPGTMAKLGYQGITGLSFIDLNDGDPPQSPQQNVLQTRRIPLAPSVLDQLTDIGPKLAANALETMKRINLVLSDANQQQFSQTLAQLKEASAGLNQLVNEMHPTAQALPSLVKNADGLVVAGQKTLGQVDQLAQKGGDMVDAYKARATELDKIGEAAAQLQASIKRMELSLVGGGERPRQQALFEDLSRAARALERAAQGLGDQPQSLILGPQPGPAGPGEAGFDASRKEK
- a CDS encoding ABC transporter ATP-binding protein: MSGNCEEAGQPVSDDVVISVRHVGTVLGGVRIHKDISLDVKAGEVLGIIGGSGSGKTTLLRLMLGLERPSEGEVLVLGHRLGNCEATDLARVRHRWGVLFQQGALFSALTVFDNIALPLRELKTLPKDLIAELVMQKLQQVGLKPEDGTKMPSELSGGMIKRVSLARALIMDPQLLFLDEPTAGLDPASSKRFVQLIESLKREMALTVVMVTHDVDTLFALVDRLAVLSDQQLVAHGPLEQVVQMQHPFIRNFFLGHVQRCAEENLRSYRDALHHQDDPQPA
- a CDS encoding ABC transporter permease, which encodes MEQAPVIDSTPRLLSSQDGGQVQARLEGEWTLLSLRERVEVLRAELSALPASGVAWDLSAVSRMDPTGALLLWQAWGRQQPDQLQWPAAPAASMFQAQFARLSAKQGKVTRPHRRESPWKLGQGLFNLAEHLIEAIALFGQVVRDVGRMIRHPGLIAWSDISAHIYRSGAQALGITALVGVLVGITLSYLIARQLQNFGADIYVINILGISVWRELGPLLAAILVAGRSGSAMTAQIGVMRVTQELDALSVMGISHTVRLVFPKMAALALSLPLVTVWTSCMVLLGGMLAARATLGLDYVQFLQGLPASVPVANLWLGVSKSAVFGVLIAFVACHFGLRIRPNSESLAAGTTDSVVSSITLVIVVDAIFAVMFSNVGLKA
- a CDS encoding MerR family transcriptional regulator — encoded protein: MDITLPAIPAKRYFTIGEVSELCGVKPYVLRYWEQEFTQLKPMKRRGNRRYYQHHEVLLIRRIRDLLYDQGFTISGARNQLTEAAHGTHAGQGPATQAQEFRAEAMAAAEQAAHLSQLPLRDLQGRESLRARAAEVSDGAAHTTVSLEKLSLEEVREELLAIRESLLA
- a CDS encoding integration host factor subunit alpha; the encoded protein is MSDDDIKEQARVLLGSLETPTLTKAELAELLFDKLGLNKRESKDMVEAFFDIIHDSLSSGREVKLSGFGNFNIRRKAPRPGRNPRTGESIPIKARNVVTFHASHKLKEAVQGNAPAAGDFE
- the pheT gene encoding phenylalanine--tRNA ligase subunit beta — its product is MQFPESWLRAFCNPALNTQELAELLTMSGLEVEELRPVAPPFHGIVVAEIVEAVQHPDADRLRVCKVNAGGPELLQIVCGAPNARVGIRVPLATVGAELPPGEDGKPFKIKVGKLRGVESFGMLCSARELKLTEDHGGLLELAADAPLGQNIREHLQLDDTLFTLKLTPNLAHALSVYGIAREVSALTGTPLNAPAITPAAVTHQDKLPVRVEAADLCGRFSGRIVRGVNTKAITPAWMVDRLARCGQRSVSPLVDISNYVMFELGRPSHIFDLDKIHNELVVRWGRKGEQLKLLNGNTIELDETVGVIADSQQVESLAGIMGGDATAVSDDTTNVYVEAAFWWPKAVMGRSRRFNFSTDAGHRFERGVDPSGTTDHIERITQLIVEICGGQAGPMDDHVVALPERKPVALRVDRAAKVIGMPVTQADCETVFKRLGLDFSVTAPDVLTVLPPTFRFDLQIEEDLIEEVVRVLGYSKLPATPPLAPVVGKVPSETRRSVHALRHAVAARDYFETINFSFVEARWERELAGNEQPIQLLNPIAAPLAVMRSSLMGSLVQVLRNNLARKAPRVRVFEIGRVFLRDASVEESDTTIAGVRQPLRLAGLAWGTADQQQWGERDRPVDFFDVKGDIEALLAPRALQFEATVHPALHPGRSARVLLDGVEIGVVGELHPKWRQSYELPSAPVLFELALDAVLARLVPQGKGVARLQAVQRDLAVIVGEQVTHASLMNAIHSSGETLVRSARLFDVFKPAQPTAELKAGERSLAVRLELLDDDNTLTDERIEQAMAKVVARLGEQLGARLRG
- the pheS gene encoding phenylalanine--tRNA ligase subunit alpha, whose translation is MNDLDQLLQQASGEFAAAATPADLENAKARFLGKAGQVTELMKGLAQLSVEEKKTRGAQINQLKQGIEAALTARRQALADAELNKQLRAEALDVTLPGRQRGTGALHPITRAMERIEAIFGSMGFDVADGPEIENDWFNFTALNTPADHPARSMHDTFYVENGFVLRTHTSPMQIRYAVQHVKKHQHLIDAGQAMPEIRVIAPGRTYRVDSDATHSPMFHQVEGLWVGENISFKDLKSVYVNFMQQFFETTDMEIRFRPSYFPFTEPSAEIDMMFGSGPLKGRWLEVSGSGQVHPQVIRNMGLDPERYIGFAFGSGIDRLAMLRYGVNDLRLFFDGDLRFLSQFK
- the rplT gene encoding 50S ribosomal protein L20: MPRVKRGVTARARHKKVLALAKGFRGRRKNVFRIAKQAVMKAGQYAYRDRRAKKRVFRQLWIARINAASRGLGLSYSKFVAGLKKAQIDIDRKVLADLAVNDPAGFASIFAKVKAALA